A single genomic interval of Ischnura elegans chromosome 3, ioIscEleg1.1, whole genome shotgun sequence harbors:
- the LOC124156077 gene encoding hemolymph lipopolysaccharide-binding protein-like, which translates to MGTTRVTLITLVLVSAFVEKGSQSADHQLQCRGSSFGISINSKINQTGHSITRYSIKKPEVPQRSWKLDYNTCVDDIAGSQVLTIEATITAAPPKPDDYEFFPGIGYYKLYTNPSNFSEALFRCSKDGGHLAIIN; encoded by the exons ATGGGTACCACGAGGGTGACATTAATAACATTAGTCCTGGTATCAGCATTTGTAGAGAAGGGATCGCAATCAGCAGATCATCAATTGCAATGCAGAGGCTCATCTTTCGGCATCTCCATCAACAGCAAGATTAATCAAACAGGCCATTCCATCACAAGGTATAGCATTAAAAAACCTGAGGTCCCTCAGAGATCCTGGAAGTTGGACTATAACACGTGTGTTGATGACATTGCTGGCTCTCAAGTCTTAACCATTGAAGCAACAATTACAG cTGCACCTCCCAAACCTGATGATTATGAGTTTTTCCCTGGCATTGGCTACTACAAGTTGTACACAAATCCATCAAACTTCAGCGAGGCTTTATTCAGATGCTCAAAGGATGGTGGCCATCTTGCCATAATTAACTAA